The window CTCTAGGAATAATATTTTTGGCAAAAAATTTACAAAACAAAAACTGTTGTAGGACTATATATTTCTTTTGGCAAAATAAAAAATCGTCGTGAATCCTTTTTTAACTATAACACGAGAATCCTCTTttgttcaaataaaaatcatataggATTTCAGAAAATTAAATTGTTTTTGGTTTATTAATACTCCTATAAAAGAAGTTGCTTTGTGTGGTGATTGAATTGTTATCCTAAATAGAAAAGCCAGGTAGTTAATTTCTTCTTTAGTTAGATCatctttttgttttaatttttcatacaaattgATGATCGATAATTGCTTGACAATTTTTGTTGAAATGTAATTTTTGGTTTATCCGCTTGATAAAGTGACGTTAATTGAAATACGATTCTAAATGAATTTGTTGGACTATAAATTCATGAATTTTCTAATTTCGAGTTTATTTTGATTACaatagaagaagatataaagagGATGATGTTAATATATTAACTAGTGATTGACTTTAATTAGTGGCACCAACAAAAGAGCGGAGTGATGGATGGAGGTGGGGAGAGGAACTCTAGAATTCAATCTCTAAGGTTCGTTTTCCAAAAAGCTTTGAGGTTCTTCCTATTGAATCGTTGTGTTTTAAGTTTATAGGTTaacacctatttgataaatttctACACATAAATTTATACTTCACGTTAAAAGTGTTGAATTCAGATGAACTCAATGAGACGATTATAAATTCACCCTGTTGAAAAGAATAATTGAGAAAATTTTCTATGGTATTAAATAGGTCTACTCTTTATCTTTAGATAACTTTGAATTCTTCTGGTCTTAAATTAGTCCTCTCCTTTGATTGAGAACAAGTTCTCTTAAGAATTCTATAAGCATCTTTAAATTTGATACAAGTTTCTCCAGGATGATACTTGAGTTATCCTTGCACGCGGAGTTGCGACGAAGCCAAACAAATGTTGGGTCAAACTTGATAAGTGTAGTCTAAATTTTGTATTAGAAATTTCATCTTCATCTACATAATAaaacttttcaattattttttataatactttagtttgactttgttttaattttattttattttttttgatttattttttgtattatatttttcttaaattaatatCTGATAATAACtctaattgaattttaatttaaggaTTTTATAGGAAATCTTGCTAATGTCCTTTTTATGCATGAAATTTCTAGTGATTTCAGGTTAGTTTTCTTGACAATTTATTCTAATGTCAATTGCTATTTTCTGATAATGTTActttttcatatataattttattggttgatgagagacacacgtgcaaagcacatatactaaactagtatatatatatatatatatattaaaaatgtgaagggcattagaaatgttgtttgaactttttgtcattcactaaattctttgttttagacaaagtcctcttttcactattttttctaatatttaaaagctgaaaattaattaaatatatttatggtaaatctTTCcgtattagaagtcatcagaattagtgatttttgttaatatttaagtgttaaaaattaattaaatatatttatcgcAAAACATTCCCTTAATAGAAGTCATCAGAATAATGACAACTGatactttttccattagtttaagaattcaaaatcaactaaatttaattttaagaagatttgaaaaatcccaaaataaatataaaagctttagaataagaaaaatttaagaactaccaaattttaaagttttaagtacgtaataagaatgtaatcaatgattttaaaaaaattgactttaaaaataagaaaaaattttagaTATAGAAAAAAGTAACCGTACCAtgaatatggttcaaattgatgcctaatcaaccacttgaaattttttatggtaaaatatatatatatgtgcttgaACTAAAATATATgcttatatttacattattatattaaaatatgaagGAACTTTGAAAAGTGAGTTGAACCTTTTATACTTCACTACAAATTtccgtaatagataaaatcatttaattttaattattcaaatGTTACACGTGCAAGGCATGTGcaattaaactagtatatatatatagagtagATATAAGATATATCTACTCTATATTTCTCTTCCATTTCTATAAACCTATTCAATTTTCCAAAAACCTATTTAAGCTTAAAGattctaataaaataaaacacatcaggTAGGATTTTTACTGCAACTAAGATTTCATTTCTTATcttgttagttactactatttttattttatgcatattttcttatcgattaaaCCGAAAACTGAACCGTTACTGACTAAAAGCTgataaatcgataaaaaatatattattggtttgattattgatttaacatatttaaaaatcgataaccgataaaccaaaccgataatacATTAAATCGAACCGAATCGACCGATACACACCCCTACGAAAACCTATTgaagcttgaagattcttgtaaaataaaacacattaTGTAGAATTTTTTGATGCAACTAAGATTTCGTTTTTCttgttagttgctactatttctgttttatgcatattttcttatcggttaaacaaAAGactgaaccgttaaggactaaaaatcgataaaccgtaaatcgataaaaaatatcttattagtttgattattgatttaacatatttaaaagacGATAACCGATAAATTAAatcgataatacataaaattgaACCAAACTGACCGATGCACAGCCCTATATACCAATATATCCCTCATTAATTGATATGAATATATCGAAAATTTGattaacattttattttaaaattttattcttcatttaCATCATAAgtccttattttattttacaatttatgtattattattgCACTActactttcttaaaaaaaaaaatcaaaaacataactgacgatatttaaaataaaaatattataattcatatataaaataattttttataaaataatttttatagtaaAGTCTACTAATACatgtcatttttcataattagtccCTCAAaagcactttttaaaaaagatatatacaATCTGTTTATCAACaacatttttcaaattaattagcCAAACacaaattacattttttaaaaattatttttctgataatttattttataaaagtgtttatCAAATAAGTAGGTTTCTCatagatttttctttaaaaaaaaattaaatttcttcaTTTGTTTGGTCAATTGgcaattttaaataaattttttagttttagttttcttttaaactTGTATGTTTCCTTTCAATTGACAAGAcgtttagtatttttaaattttcaattttacacttgcacaattttttttttcaattggcagtttttagtatttttataatttcaattttaaacttgcatatttttatcaattggaagtttttaatattttaaaatttcaattttaatttgagtaatttttgtaaattgacaatttttagtatttgtaaATCATCTATTTTAAATTTGTACACTTTTAATCAATCGAAAGTTTATAATTTAGTCAAtcgaaaatttataatttttgttatagtcatttttccttaaaaaagaaataataattaaagaaccCTTAAAATTGAAATGAACCAAAATATATTTACCACAAATTTCAACGATTATTAGCAATCACCATCCAATTCCATTTCATAAAATGAAGTACCGAATCCACCAAAAAACTACCCATTTTTCTCCACCAAGTATTTACggttttcatatttttgtttgaaattcctttttttttttttttttgtgccatttggttttttaatttttattttttgacaatcaaatttctaaaattcCTAATTTTACGATCTTTGGGAAGTTCCTTATTTTGTATCTGGGAAATGATGTTGGTTTGCAAAAAAAATTTTCCTTTGCTTTAGCAGGTTAGTTTTGctatttgtaattattttcttGCTTTATTTTTTTGTCCCTTTTGTCTTTTacatagatttaaaaacaaagatttaaattttAGTTATCTATTAGCGGACTAATAATATATGGAAAATTAAATAGCTAGagcaaatttaaatataaataaccatataaatatatatatatatataaatttatcggtttgatttggttattttcacgatttttttaaataaaaccataaccaaactaaaTAACAtcggtttttaaaaaatttaaaattaaaccgtcctaaaccaaatcaaatgtcgatttttttaattagtttgattcgatttacggttcgatttgatttttaaccaaacccatgaacacccctactcaCATGtatctatccttttttttttttccttcaattatcTGTTATAGTTAAGAGTCAATTAATTcaattttgttttattaaaattgaatGGGAATAAATTCCTTTGACCAAGATTTGCTAATGaagattttaataaaatattatttcgaTGCAAAACAATTGTTTTTACCGAAAATAACTAAGCGGTATGGATATGTGAAAGGGTTAGGAGTATGAATTTATTTGTGATAACCTTCAATGACCTAATATACGTGTTGTGATGTGGGCACTACACACCCAAATTGAAAGTGGGGATGGAATTTACATGTTGTCTAAAAGAATAAGTTCTTCCAAGTTGCTCCAATCTCGACTCTCgtcatcaatattatcataagGAAAAACAAACGGAAAGTTTGTTTAGTGATGTTGATAGTTGAACCTGAATTGTGGTTATTGTTTATTGATGTGAAACAGGTATTGGAATTGGGAATTTTGGTGCACTCAGTAATAATTGGTGTATCTTTGGGTGCCTCGGAATCTCCCAAGACAATTAAGCCCCTTGTAGCTGCGTTAACTTTCCATCAGCTCTTTGAAGGCATGGGTTTAGGTGGATGCATCTCTGAGGTATACTATCTCTATCTTAATATAGAGTAGCATGTTTAGTCTAAGTTTATGTGAAGttaaaaatgttttttctttattaaatgaagtgctattacttattttttaaaaaaattgagatgtTTGATTAAGATTTTAAGGAAAAAGTAAGTAGTTTTTTCATAACGGTGTttttaagaaagatgaaaaaaatacttttttctttgataaatgCTTTTCAAATCTTGGCAAAATATAAATTACTATTCtaatattttgtttttcaaattGATTAGTCAAACATAAATTGTTAttttacatgtattttttttaaaaagcatttTCACTTCTcacaaaaaaaatagtttataaaataataattttgaaaatctAGTCAAGCATGCTTTAAGTCTTTGTATAAAATTCTTATAAGCTTATAACTCGTCATTTTGTGTAACAAAACAAGACATGTGGTTATCGATTGGAGCCAAACATTTTATTACGGAAAAGGTAGTATATTTTACTCCCTccttttcataataaataaattattgaatttggacatacaaattaagaaaaaagcattaaagatataaatttagaacaacatttcatttttacccaaaaaaaaaaaagaaaaagttgaccttgtaatatgttttcaaaagttaattggttgtcaaatcataagggtaaatttggaaaaaaaatcaatggttcacttattttaaaataccaataaataCCCAACAATTTACTTATTCCGAAACGAACGAAGTAAAATTTATAAGTCTTTTTTCTGACACTTAAAAGTATTCTTGAAAATTGACCTTTTAGGAATAAATGGTAGTAATTGCTAGTAGAAGCACTAGTATAGACCGTGCTGCAAAATTCTCTTAACTTATTTTTGCACAATCAACAGGCAAGATTCAAGGTGAAAAAAACAGCAATAATGGCAATTTTCTTCTCCCTCACAGCACCAGTTGGAATTGCAATCGGGTTTGGAGTATCAACTGTGTATAGTGAGACCAGTCCAACTGCGCTCATAGTTGAAGGCATTTTCAATTCTGCTGCTGCTGGAATTTTGATTTACATGGCTTTAGTGGATCTCCTTGCAGCAGATTTTATGAGCACTAGAATGCAAGATAGTCCAAAGCTTTTGATTGGAGCtaatgtttttcttcttcttggggCTGGTTGTATGTCACTTTTGGCTGAGTGggcctaaaaaaaaaaaaaaagaaaaaggacacAAATGGTCACTCTCCTTAAGTAAATGACACGAGAATGGCcaatatttcaaaatttcaaattctagCCATTTTACTGGCTAATGGTAGGCGGCCGActccttttcattttttgtttggaTTTCTgctaccttttttttaaaataaaaatattttttattaatttttaattctagtAAACATCATCATTAACACACACTCACAATTGACTTTCTTCTCCAATTAATTATGAAtaccaattaaatttttttatttgctcattaagcaaacaacaataacaactcCAATTGGAATTGAGTTTTGTTTGAAATTAGGTGTGTTTTGAGGTTTCAGgctaagcttttttttttttgcagctcttgttttttttttacaaaacatattttcttaattGTGTTATTGTGGAACAACAGAatacatatctacatatatacaACATAAGACAAtagtgatataaatatttttatacaacaatgatatagtTTTTATGCACATCATGTACTACACACATCATagataaaaaatatcatatactATGCCATATTGATACAATCATTATAACATATCGATACAATCCCTATAACAATATTGATACAGTCCTTACACCATATTGATACAACCCCTATATCATATGAATACTTATTTAGATACACATTTTACACAATCATTATATAATtcttatacacattttatacatatacatattttatccaataatgatacagttttcatagaccttatatatatatatatatatagtttttatacattttatacacATTCAATACAACCTTTAGCTGCAATTATTATGcgaatatgtattttatacatcAACTAtaaatttctatacacattttatataatttttttatatatattttatacacaCACCCCTCcccccctatatatatatatatatatatatatatatatatatatatatatatattatagaactatacaatttgtatacatatatcttatatagatacatattctatataacaattataccatttttatacaattatatttaattattatttttaaacaacaaaaaaaatagaatagatttcagttaaaaaatttgtagcaaaaaaaaaaaaagctaagtaAGGGTCGAATGGCCCAATGGCCATAAagtgacattttttttttgaaaacattACCTAAAAGAATAACTTATGtttcaaaactactaaaaatcctttacttttaaaatattgcATATATCCCAGCATTTACCATTTTACTAAAAGTTGAGATACATGTTTAAGACCCCCTATTCATACGTTTTACTTTGCCAAAACAAGACCCGTTTCCTTCCTCATTGTACGTCATAATTTCAGCGGCGGTTTCAattcattttttcctttaattcaaacttttgaattaaGGTAATTTTTCCTCCTAAAATCATATTGAATTTCTTCAAATCTTATCTgaccatttttttcaaaaagaaataatttgctcttttttttttaagtaagtCAAATTTCGCGCTGCAATTTTCTAGTGCAAATTGCTCTTGCTTCACCTTTGTTTCTGATTTGATTTCATCTTTCTGAACCTCTACAGTGCCACCTTTTTCAGTTAACTTTCTAAGTCGATGTAGTTGTGAAGATAATGACCATTCTAGTATTAGCTGTTCTAGCACTTTTTTCCTTATAGTGTGGTGGAGCAAGCAATTCATACAAGAAAATTCAAAAGATACTAGAATGTCATACGTAGGACTTAAACTTGTGATCCAAAGTAACTTTTGAACTCCCTTCTGCCATATATACTAGAGTCTGTTGCGTGTAGTATTACATACAAGGTATAATAATACACTTAAAGAAGTTAAATCTAAGCAAGTACCAGTAACTTCGTTCAGTGGGATCCCTCAATCCACATATATGATTCTGGAACAATGACGTGGTTTACCCCCTTGACTGAGGTACTAACAGGGTGAAGAGGTGGGGATGAAAGTGCCacctcaaaataaaaattcaagatctaTGGAGGCTGTCAGAGCAAATTCTTGTATCTCTTATtctatgtttttgttgttgtatgtatctcttattttttaagttttagttaAATAGGCATATCAAAGATACATGTTAGTAAGCTTAAAAACATATACTATTTATGAGGTTGTTTTGTATGTATCTCacactattttttgttttgattcaaatatttatacTAAAGATACATATTCTGTAAAACAACAGATACATTTTAAGCTTTTTGTATATTTGATTCTGCGTTACTGTGGATTAACGTATCACTTGTTATTTCAAATCTGGGTAATTTCAGATTTAGATACATATTTGCATATACATGATACTACTTTTCAATATCTTGTAGCTATTGTTATCTTTTTAAgttttatatgtatctcttgttttAAAGTTTTAGTGAAATCACCATACTAAAGATACATATTAGTAAGCTtaaagatacatataaatatataatgaatgAGCgctatgttatatttatatgtatctcgcattattttattttattttaattcaattatttagtcCTTGTACGCTATATCGTTAATCCAAACGCCGGAATGACGTAACAACACTGATATATTCATTGCAATTActtaaaacaaaatcaagaaaaaataataaaagggtCGTATAAATCATTTATAACTAAAAACGCAATATGagagaaattttatttaaaaatgtgGAATAACAAACGAATTACCTATTTTTGTGGATTTTATTCAGTTTATACCTTTATTAGTTAAGTTAATTGCTAAATTAAAAGAACTTTAGCCGTTACAACCCTTAAATTAtgcaaattagtttaattattaaaTGTATTTGTACCTCACGttagttatatgtattttcaacggtaatatgttaaaaaattaagatGTATTTTATTGTACAGAAAAAATTAATGAGAGATACATGTATGTACAATCGTgcacaatatgtatctttaacactagtaatatgtatttttggtaTGCTAATATCACTAAAAGTAAAACACcaagagatacatatatatacacaacccGAACCAGAGATacaagatgaaggaaaaatgtaTCTAGTTAGACCAAATATGTATCTTAGTCTTCTAAAAATTACGAAAAACAGAATTATGTAAAACAACAATCAATTTTACGTTAAAAGCATAATTGAATAAACTAGAGACAAATAACTACTTTTGAAACGTTAAACAAGATACAATTTTTTTGTCAGATCTCTTTTCGCATAAACAAGATACATATCTTTTTTGTCAGATCAATTGCAAGAAATGCTCAATGGCATACCATGCCATAACTGAAATGATAGTATACTTGTCCTTGTAGATTTGCGCAACCTTAACTTCACTATTTTTGTAACTTGTAATGATCTTATTCCCCTTCATATCGAACACCGACAACGAAAGGGGTTTGAGTGATTATGCTATTATATCGTTAATCTAAACGCCGGAATGACGTAATAACACTGAAATAATCATTGCAATTgatgaaagaaaatcaacaaataaaaaaaatgtatggttttttttttatgaaacgtATGAACTTTTTGCAATCTGAAAATATTCATTGCAATTgatgaaagaaaatcaacaaataaaaaaaaagaggccGTATGAATTTTTTTGGATGGGACGTATGAACTTTTTGCAATCTGAAAACTGATTATGGAAAGGTTCTTGTTTAAAATGGTGGAATGGCAAACTAATTATCATATATTAAGGgatattatttagtttttaccataattagttaggttaattgctATATTAATCCTAGTTTAGCCGTTACATTCCTTAAAACATGGTAATTAGTTTAACTAATACATGTATCTGTAGGACGTATCAAACTTAACTTATATGTATCTTCAAAGGCTAAATGTTGgaatttaacaaaattttaaaaatagttgggATTTTTAGTAAATACTAGTAAATATGCCATtgtatatgtaatttttactaattttttttcgACAAGAGACATATGTCCATATGCCCAAACTtggactattttttttaaaaggctacacaatattttttttaaaaaggacaaGAATGGCACCtaacattaaaataataccaCAAAAGTAGCACCCATAGTTAAATAGCCACTGTCCATATAAGAATTTGTaccatttcatcttcttcttatttccCCTTTTCTCTCATTCTCTTTAACGCAAAATTCTTCCAATTTCTCATCGCGACTTCAAAATTCACTGATCGAATGCTCTCATTTTTATCATAGCTCATGATTCTGAAAATTGATTGAGAAGCTATAACTGTTTTGATAGGTCAACaaaattcaccttttttttttgttgtacgGTGCCCAGCAAATTAGTGCAAAAAAAAGTTCTTTTACTGTGATTTTGAAAGTTTGAGTCTTTCTAAAAAGAATTGTACACAAAAAAATTCACCACCAAATCTTCTTTGAGATGTTTGACATCTAGCATGTCgtcttcctttctttctttcctttttattcaCAATTTTCTTTCTATCCAAACTTTTAAACCTCCATTCCTTTATCTTTTTCGATACTCcaatttatctttttcatttcacaaattttatataaaatattcaaaaatctacattcaattagctttctataattttttcattataaattttctcaaaattgatacaaaataatgactttatctttagttttagttccaataatgataaaatacgaAGGTATATAAATATGCTATACGTACACAAAAACATGCACAGATTTTTACCCTTCCATTTGAAAAGGTGTATGA of the Capsicum annuum cultivar UCD-10X-F1 chromosome 11, UCD10Xv1.1, whole genome shotgun sequence genome contains:
- the LOC107847076 gene encoding zinc transporter 8-like, with translation MLIVEPELWLLFIDVKQVLELGILVHSVIIGVSLGASESPKTIKPLVAALTFHQLFEGMGLGGCISEARFKVKKTAIMAIFFSLTAPVGIAIGFGVSTVYSETSPTALIVEGIFNSAAAGILIYMALVDLLAADFMSTRMQDSPKLLIGANVFLLLGAGCMSLLAEWA